AAGAGCGCCTGCTTTTGTTCATCTTCATAACCTTCTAATAAGGGAATAAGTGTTTCAATCACTTTGATGGAGAATAAACCTATTTCTTTTTTTTCTACGGAAAGATAGCGGTTAATTAAGTTAAGTAAAAAAGGTTCATCCTTATCGAATAAAGTGAAGCATTTCTTCTTTTTGTTTGATGCTATTGTCGAAACAATCGTCTTTTCCATAAATAACCTCACTTGAAATTATATCACTTATATTATGTTTCGTAAGAAAACTATGACAGATGTGCCGTTGTTTGCGGCACTTTTGTAGAGTAAAATAAATTGAATTAACAAAGGAGCCTTACTATGATTCAATTTTGTGTTTACAAGAACATCAAAGAAATTACCCCTGACTTTAACACTTTCAATAGTGTAAAACCGACTAAATAGCTCAATATAGCCAAATGATCGGTTTTTGATTTATTGTCTATAGTTTTAGTTTAAGTTGTTAACTGTAAAAGTCAGGTTATATCATCAAACAAAGGTAATCCTAGGATTGCCTTTTTTGACGCCTATTTATAATAAAGCGCTTTTACAAGGGATATCATTTGTACTACATACCCTTATTTGATAAAATCAAACTGTAAAAAGAGGGTGTTATTTTGACTATCAACGTTAACGATACGATTTTATCGATTATCACACAAGATGAAAAACTAAAAGACATTTTATTTGAACTTGGGTTTAAAGAAATTACCAAACCAGGTATGCTGCAAACCGTTGGCAGGTTTATGACACTAAAGGCAGGTTCAAGTATGAGGAAAATAGATTTGAACAAGATTAAAGAAAGACTTGAAGCACTAGGCCATCAAATAGAGGGGGTATAAGATGAGCGAATTCATCAACAATGTGTCTCAAAAAAGACAAGAAAAACTAAAAGAGATTATCTTAAGTTTACATAATGGCGCGACCCTAGAGGAAGCTAAAAAAGCATTTAAAGAACACTTCGAAGATGTGACGACAAAAGAAATCACCGAGATGGAACAAAGCCTAATGAAAGAAGGCATGCAGGTCGGAGAAGTCCAACGACTATGTGACGTCCATGCTGCGGTATTTGAAGGGTCTATTTCAGATATCCACAGCCTATCTGATCATAACTCAATTCCTGGTCACCCAGTTAGAGTATTCAAACAAGAAAATGAAAGAATCGTTGAGCTGATTGAAAAAGAAATCGAGCCATTTTTAACAGAAAGCGGCAAATCTGCAGATTTGATGTTAAGAGTAGGGTATGATAGATTAAAAGAAATACACAATCACTACGCAAGAAAAGAATACCTTTTCTTCCCTAAACTTGAAAAAGTTGGTATCACTGCACCACCAAAAGTCATGTGGGGTGTAGACGATGAAATCAGAGCTGAAATCAAAGACATCTTAAATGATTTGGGTTCTATTGATCAAGATGAAACCAAAACCAGAGAAAAGATCAAGCTGAATATTGCGAAAATCAAAGATATGGTATTCAAAGAAGATAATATCCTAATGCCAATGTTATTAGAACACATGACATTCTTTGACTGGGTTTTAGTTGACTCATCCTCAGAAGAAATGGGATATTTCTTAGAAAAACCAACTGAATCTTGGAAACAAGAAACCAAATCTGAACCAGAAACCATCCAACCATTCACACCTAAAACAGAAGGCGAAGTGCCATTTGATGCGGGTTCATTGACATTTGAACAAGTGAATCAAATGCTTAACACTTTACCATTTGACATGACGTTTGTTGACCATGAAGGCCATGTAAAATATTTTACACAA
The Paracholeplasma morum genome window above contains:
- a CDS encoding DUF1858 domain-containing protein — its product is MTINVNDTILSIITQDEKLKDILFELGFKEITKPGMLQTVGRFMTLKAGSSMRKIDLNKIKERLEALGHQIEGV
- a CDS encoding DUF438 domain-containing protein, with product MSEFINNVSQKRQEKLKEIILSLHNGATLEEAKKAFKEHFEDVTTKEITEMEQSLMKEGMQVGEVQRLCDVHAAVFEGSISDIHSLSDHNSIPGHPVRVFKQENERIVELIEKEIEPFLTESGKSADLMLRVGYDRLKEIHNHYARKEYLFFPKLEKVGITAPPKVMWGVDDEIRAEIKDILNDLGSIDQDETKTREKIKLNIAKIKDMVFKEDNILMPMLLEHMTFFDWVLVDSSSEEMGYFLEKPTESWKQETKSEPETIQPFTPKTEGEVPFDAGSLTFEQVNQMLNTLPFDMTFVDHEGHVKYFTQGKERIFDRPKTIVGRHVSMCHPPQSVHVVEEIVESFRSGKKDNEDFWIKLKDMFVYIRYFAVRSKDGKFLGTLEITQNIKPIRELVGEKRLVSKD